One Candidatus Paceibacterota bacterium genomic window carries:
- a CDS encoding arsenite methyltransferase produces the protein MKTQEFENDTVKQTVRERYGRIAQDGGSCGCAPTCCSPSGTTAMVDHDAAVVSQGVGYSAEDTGAVPEGSNLGLGCGNPQAIAALKPGETLLDLGSGAGFDAFLAARAVGPTGRVIGVDMTPEMVSKARKNKVSGGYENVEFRLGEIESLPVADATVDVIISNCVINLSPDKPRVFCEAFRVLKPGGRIAVSDIVAIAQIPEELRKDWELYTGCVAGASLVDDLKAMLNQAGFINIRIVRKGESREIIGGWFPGRKAEDYVASASIEAVKP, from the coding sequence ATGAAGACACAAGAATTCGAAAACGACACAGTGAAACAGACCGTTCGTGAACGCTACGGACGGATTGCTCAGGACGGCGGAAGCTGCGGCTGTGCGCCGACGTGTTGCAGCCCCTCCGGAACGACGGCCATGGTTGACCATGATGCCGCAGTTGTATCGCAAGGGGTGGGTTACTCTGCTGAAGACACTGGCGCAGTGCCTGAAGGCTCAAACCTCGGATTGGGCTGTGGCAACCCTCAAGCAATCGCCGCATTGAAGCCCGGCGAGACCCTGCTCGATTTGGGCAGTGGCGCGGGCTTCGATGCGTTCCTTGCTGCGCGGGCGGTTGGCCCGACGGGTCGCGTTATCGGTGTGGACATGACACCGGAAATGGTGAGCAAGGCGCGAAAAAACAAAGTCAGTGGCGGATACGAAAACGTCGAGTTCAGGCTCGGCGAGATTGAGAGCCTGCCAGTGGCGGACGCGACGGTGGATGTCATTATCTCTAACTGCGTCATCAATCTCTCGCCGGACAAGCCGCGCGTGTTTTGTGAGGCGTTCCGCGTGCTGAAACCAGGCGGACGGATCGCGGTTTCCGACATCGTCGCCATCGCGCAGATTCCTGAAGAACTGCGCAAGGATTGGGAGCTTTACACGGGCTGTGTGGCAGGCGCTTCGCTCGTGGATGACCTCAAAGCCATGTTGAATCAGGCTGGATTCATCAACATTCGGATCGTGCGCAAAGGTGAAAGCCGTGAGATTATCGGCGGGTGGTTTCCGGGTCGGAAGGCGGAGGATTATGTAGCGTCTGCCAGCATCGAAGCCGTGAAACCTTGA